The sequence AGCAGGCGACAATGATCTGCAGGATCTGTTTTCACAGTATGGTGCAGTAGAATCGGCTCGCATCATCCTCGATCGCGAAACTGGCCGTTCAAAAGGATTCGGATTCGTGAAAATGCCCAATGATGCGGAAGCATCAGATGCTGTCAATGCAGCAAACGGCATGTCATTCATGGGTCGCAACATCAAAGTGAACGAAGCCAAACCTCAGGCACCT comes from Spartobacteria bacterium and encodes:
- a CDS encoding RNA-binding protein, with the translated sequence MDIYVGNLPYGAGDNDLQDLFSQYGAVESARIILDRETGRSKGFGFVKMPNDAEASDAVNAANGMSFMGRNIKVNEAKPQAPRPPRRDFGGGGGGYGGGGGGGGRYEGGGGRSPRRSY